The sequence below is a genomic window from Tubulanus polymorphus chromosome 1, tnTubPoly1.2, whole genome shotgun sequence.
tcattttaattcaattttgaactttaTTTGACACGTGGACCTATTCAACATCGTACATTTTCATTAATACCTGGAACCATTTTCATAAGAATATTTTAGCGTTCTgttggtgctgccatctgtaaTTCAGTTTCGAAATTATATTATCTTATAATTCGCATATCTTCATGAAAAGCGCCGCGAGtacgtcatcattattttgttttaatgtcATTTTTGTTTGCCATTTGGCGAGTATGACATGCACAAATCGCGCTTTTGGTTGATCGCATCTACCGTCGGTACCTCTTTCGTATGTGCCGCTCTCCCGGTACACACCGAGCAGAATGGTCGTATAGTGCTGTAAATAAGACAATGATAGGTGATGGAGAAACTTACATAGGCTACAACTTTCGTCTATATTTAGTCAAATCTGCTGATCTGGGTATAGCTGTTTACGGTGCTGCGTTGACTTACGAAGTGAATTTGGAACATCGTTAGAAACTGATTGCACTGTTGGTAGTATCATGGCAACTCTCAAAAACCGACGATTTTCCGCTAGTACTCAGTCTATCGGAAATTCGTCGGAAAATCTTCGATAATCCATTTCGTCGGATAATTATCGGTTAATAACCGCTAAAAATCCGACATTATTTAACCGAAAAAAACCCCACTGATTTACCGTCTAATTACCGACAATCAATCGACCACGTAACCGCTCATTTACCGCAAGGGCCAATAAAGAGCATTCCGGCCACCAAGTACTGTCTATCACAcctactctccgtgcgacgttttggtccgtaatttcgttaataatcggtttatctacctttattatgcatcaatttgttcagtgaggaatttgcattcagaaataaacaacaattttcacttaagttgtttttgttttcatttatgagcgatagtttactcagcatacgctcgcgtaatgctgaaaaatccgctccgcggacgctcggaaacattacagtgacgtcatcacctgctcattagcatatcaaaatacagtaggtggcgccacgtgacgggccataaaagccgtttttcagcattacgcgagcgtatgctaggtaaactatcgctgatagaagaaaacacaaacaaatttctgccagttcatgatttatttctgaatgcaaattccttactgaacaaattgatgcataatatttacagatcaaccgattattaacgaaattacggaccaaaacgtcgcacgaagagcatgtgtgacagacagtaggcTATTTTTCGGATTTAAAAAGTCCATTTTTTAGAACTTGTCATGGCGACGCCTGAGAGACTGGTTTCGATTATTGCTCTGGCTGGTTTGATTTCgcttttttgttgttgtttttctcgGAGGAGAAACGTCTGCTGCTACTCGCCATGTAATGGTTCGAACCAGTTTTCCTGAGGAACACGCGCTAACGCCATCTATCACCGAGTCTTAACGTTACGTGGTGCTCAATGACTATTGTTagtagccaatcagatacCTTTCAAGGGACCTTGGGGACCGGGCATCCCTATTTTGCCAAACCTTCCCGACGGTGCTCATCGCTGTACCATGTTCATCTGTATTCAAGTTCTAAGACATTTTGGGCCGCCTTATGCTAAATTCCCTGATCCACATCCGTTATTCGGGGAccacatcaaaatcattagaaaatttgtAATTTCATAGGGTTTAGAATATAGAGGGTTAAGGTTTAGGTTTAAAGGTTCCAGGGTAAGACTTAGACTTTATAAAGtcgaaaattcgaatttttgaacTCGAATCGTCAACTTAAAATCTCGAAAAATGACTTTTTAAACTCTTAATGGGGGACTTAAGATCCAAAGTTTCAGATCCTGTTAGGTAACGTGGATATCGCGCCGTCGTGAGGGTGAAGAATATCGTAGCCTCGCTAATTCAGTTCAGTTACCTctggataatttgaaaaagtgTAATTAACATACCTACcatatatatatcaaaagaaaatgtaactCTTGATATTGCGtgatatagatttttttttctaacagCAACTGTCCGATTGTTGCAGCCGAGAAATGAAACAAGCATCATCGGAATATAGACACCACCTTAGATATCACCTTTCTAACGATAtgcaattttaatttttgtggCGAAAGGGAGATAATCGACTATTAATTGCGCTTAAGGTTTTAGTGTAAAGAATGTTAAAATCCAACAATGCGGGACCCAGGGTACCTCCTCAAAATGGTTCCTGGTAAAAAAGTTGAAAACTATAAACTAAAATGTAAAGGTTTAATCGTGATTTAAAACTTCCAGATGAACTAACAAACCACTGGCCGAAATCACCTTAAAACCTTAACGTCATTGTCTGTTATTTTGTAAGACCAAAAGTGCTTGACCTAATCCATAATCTGGACACCAGAACTAAAACGTTTCCATGCcaaaataagttctaatactCGAATAAGTTCTGGAGTTTATCTCAATAGATAAACTCCAGTCTAATCTCAATTAGCGAAAGTGTGGGAACTGACTCCAATCGACCCAATAATCAGGGTGAAGCTAGGAAACAAAATACAGAAGTtatagaataatattaaacaatgacatttatttcttataaatTAACCATGAGAACACTTCAGATTTAATTCATCCTTTCGTGTACTCCTTTGCAAAAGACATTTAATTACGAATAAGTAAAGACATTAATATTTCCAAAGAAATACACCGATTATAATAAACTCTGTTTTTTATTGCATTATTGTAATGCTTGAAAAACGACGACACAATGACCAAAGCagagaatttaagaccatAAAACGACGAagtttgaatttattgtgtGATACATTAGGGTCATATTCGTAGTTTAAGAATAAAACGTGTATATTTGCAGAATAAATGATGACATTACTATATTATACACCCCTTTCAGCATTACACCCTAAAAGATCAAAGATGAAGCAGACGTCTTACAGTCGTTACTGCCATGGTGGCCGCTAGAACCAATgatacaaaaaataattttctcatCGCGTTAAAAGTTTTGGGCTCTTTtctaaaacataattttctgACAAGTGTAAAAGATTGTTACTCCAACAGAGGTAcattagaaaatgataatCATACTCCCGCAACTATTCTTCTCAGTGCACATATCCGTTTGCTATGTGGTATTGCTGCGTGTCCACTATCACGCTGGTATATCCGGCTTGGGGCATCAACGGATACGACTTTTGACTATGCATACTGTTAGAATGGTAAGACGATGGGTCGACGTAGGACAGGCAGTCGTATGTGTTTTTCACACAACTCGTATACCCGTCGCGAATGTACGTGTCGGCTGTGCATGCCACCGCAGTTCGAGAATAATCGACTAAGTTACGATTGCTGCTATTGCTACAAGCGCcattgttgctgctgctgctactgctagTGCGATTCTTTTCCTCTACTACCGATACAAGCGGTATCGTATTACGATTGCTGTCCATTTTACTGcccatttttgtgaaaatgttCGCTGTCTCGTGCACTGCCATTGTACTGTTCGACGGCGGGGATTTCAGCGCGCAGTTCGGCGTAAAAGCGGCTTCCGGTGACCGCGTATGGGCGTCCGCTTGTGAAATGCCATTCACAGCCTGGATGCAAGATGTCGAACTAGAGTTACCTTGGCGACAAGACATGATGACTGACGTTGTCGTCGGGCGAGTTTCCCGCGGTGATACTGACGATGGTTGCATACTATTGTTGCTCTTCTGCGCGCTCACATTTTCTATAGTATCTTTTGGTATCCGATGCGTTGCGTCAACCGCTGAGTTATCGTATTTGCTACTACTACACGTACTACTGGGCTGCCGTAGGTTTCGATTGGCGATGGCCACATCGGGTTTGTCCGGGAAATCCGCACCGCTGCGACTTTTTGGAAAACAGAACGATTTATCTGCCGAAGGTTCTAAACTAGTATTATTGCAACTATTACAACGCGAATTGACTTGCGCTTGTGAACAATCTGCGAAACGACTAGCCGAAGTCGACGACGTTGCCGAAACTTCTGGTATATGGTTACGGTTGTAAGCTTCCAGATAGGCTTGGCTGTAACGATTCGAGTCGGTATTTTGAACAGCCAAGAGTCCCGTATAAGGGGCACCGTCTCGTATATAATATCTTTCGTCGTAGGTATGTTGTTTATATGCGTTTCTCTCATCCATGTAGCGTCCGTGTGCTGCGGTCGGAGTATATGGATAAATACAAGAATTGTCCCCGTAAACGCCAATAGACGGATGGCTGTAAGCGGGGTGATAAAGAGCACCATATCTTTCGGTGATCCCTTCATGGTTGGGATACACTACCCCAGCGTGTAAGGGCATCGGTACTTCTGGGCTGTCATATCGGTTATCCTGCGTGCCGTATTCAGGGGGAGAAAACTCAGTCGGTGCCGCCGTGATGTGAGGGTACGGCGACCGACGACCCGTTTTTGTGATCCTGTTGCCGGATCGCACCTTACCGAGACGCGAACCGTCACGAATGTTTGTAAATGGAGATGATTCCTCCTTGGACATCGTTTGTTCCAGTTGGAGTTGAAGTTGAGAAGACTGTACATCACTaatagaaaaatgaatgaaaaatccaTTAATTAAAAGTACAAAACGTGCTTATACAAAATGTTATCTGCCATAccaaatgatttgaaaacttACGTAAGCACATAGTTCACACTAACTATACAATGAGGGCGCGATGATCGACTGTTGTGAACAATTGTAGCGTAGCTTTGCATCCAGACCCATCCTCCGTCTTTGGCCAGAAATCTGTAATACTTGGTGGTAACCTGGCCTTTGATAAGTACTGCAAAAAAATATGAACTTCATTTATAGTGGTATCCCGCACATATCAGCTTTCAGTAATTTCTTTTTGTCATATATTCTATCTAATTAAAATATTCTAGTTATTTGAAACTTGATAAGTAATCGTCTTTCGGGGCTGTCAACTCCTAAAAAGTACCACCAGTAATAAGTTGaagaattcattcaattgaaTACAACTTTAGTGAGCTATGAAATGTATTGTTCAAACAATGAGTAACCAGAAGTAAAGctctcagtaacatctttcacatttcagtacacaaatcaaatcagtatccCGTAATACTAACatgctgaaaatcaggaaaattGGCAGCTTTGATcgtgaaataagatttaatgCGGATCCAACTTACGTGTGTGATGAGAATATCTCATATGAAGTATATCACAGGCGTGTATATAGTGGTAAAGGGTTTTCTCGATCAGGTCCTGAGGTTCATAACCGGTTAACTGCGCtactctgaaaa
It includes:
- the LOC141910497 gene encoding single-minded homolog 2-like, producing MKEKSKNAARSRREKENAEFYELAKLLPLPAAITSQLDKASIIRLTTSYLKMRAVFPEGLGDAWGYRAPPKSALDKELGSHLLQTLDGFIFVVAPDGKIMYISETASVHLGLSQVELTGNSIYEYIHPADHDEMTALLTVHQPYHPHLRQDIEIERSFFIRMKCVLAKRNAGLTSGGYKVIHCSGYLKIKQYTMDTPFDGCYQNVGLVAVGHSLPPSAITEIKMYNNMFMFRASLDLKLIFLDARVAQLTGYEPQDLIEKTLYHYIHACDILHMRYSHHTLLIKGQVTTKYYRFLAKDGGWVWMQSYATIVHNSRSSRPHCIVSVNYVLTDVQSSQLQLQLEQTMSKEESSPFTNIRDGSRLGKVRSGNRITKTGRRSPYPHITAAPTEFSPPEYGTQDNRYDSPEVPMPLHAGVVYPNHEGITERYGALYHPAYSHPSIGVYGDNSCIYPYTPTAAHGRYMDERNAYKQHTYDERYYIRDGAPYTGLLAVQNTDSNRYSQAYLEAYNRNHIPEVSATSSTSASRFADCSQAQVNSRCNSCNNTSLEPSADKSFCFPKSRSGADFPDKPDVAIANRNLRQPSSTCSSSKYDNSAVDATHRIPKDTIENVSAQKSNNSMQPSSVSPRETRPTTTSVIMSCRQGNSSSTSCIQAVNGISQADAHTRSPEAAFTPNCALKSPPSNSTMAVHETANIFTKMGSKMDSNRNTIPLVSVVEEKNRTSSSSSSNNGACSNSSNRNLVDYSRTAVACTADTYIRDGYTSCVKNTYDCLSYVDPSSYHSNSMHSQKSYPLMPQAGYTSVIVDTQQYHIANGYVH